Proteins encoded by one window of Pseudomonas sp. PSKL.D1:
- a CDS encoding CinA family protein yields MDPITALAARLGEHLRHLGAQVTTAESCTGGGIAEAITRVSGSSAWFEAGYVTYSNAQKTRQLDVPEVLFGQVGAVSQEVVEAMARGAQAASGARFAVAVSGIAGPDGGSPAKPVGTVWLAWADGDRVISERRHFDGDREAVRRQTVIAALDGLLQLGTD; encoded by the coding sequence ATGGACCCGATTACTGCTCTCGCCGCCCGCCTGGGCGAGCACCTGCGCCACCTGGGTGCCCAGGTCACCACGGCCGAATCCTGTACCGGTGGTGGCATCGCCGAGGCAATCACCCGCGTTTCCGGCAGTTCAGCCTGGTTCGAAGCTGGCTATGTAACCTATTCCAATGCCCAGAAAACCCGCCAGCTGGATGTGCCCGAAGTGCTGTTCGGCCAAGTCGGCGCGGTCAGCCAGGAGGTGGTCGAGGCCATGGCGCGTGGCGCACAGGCCGCAAGCGGCGCGCGTTTTGCCGTGGCGGTCAGCGGTATCGCCGGGCCTGACGGTGGTTCGCCGGCCAAGCCGGTGGGTACGGTGTGGCTGGCCTGGGCCGATGGTGACCGCGTCATCAGCGAGCGGCGCCACTTCGATGGCGACCGCGAAGCGGTGCGCCGACAGACGGTGATCGCCGCGTTAGACGGCTTGTTACAGCTTGGCACCGACTAA
- the mutS gene encoding DNA mismatch repair protein MutS, whose product MSDLSAHTPMMQQYWKLKNQHPDQLMFYRMGDFYEIFYEDAKKAAKLLDITLTARGQSAGQSIPMCGIPFHSLEGYLAKLVKLGESVVICEQIGDPATSKGPVERQVVRIITPGTVSDEALLDERRDNLIAALLGDERLFGLAVLDITSGNFSVQEIKGWENLLAELERLNPVELLIPDDWPRDLPAEKRPGARRRAPWDFDRDSARKALCQQFATKDLKGFGCDKLTLAIGAAGCLLTYAKETQRTALPHLRSLRHERMDDTVILDGASRRNLELDVNLAGGRDNTLQSVIDRCQTAMASRLLTRWLNRPLRDLKVLQSRQDSIRCLLDGYRFEKLQPQLKEIGDIERILARIGLRNARPRDLARLRDALGALPELQNAMSELEAPHLARLAAITGTYPELASLLERAIIDNPPAVIRDGGVLKNGYDSELDELLAISENAGQFLIDLEAREKARTGLANLKVGYNRVHGYFIELPTKQAEQAPGDYIRRQTLKGAERFITPELKAFEDKALSAKSRALAREKMLYDALLETLISHLAPLQDSAAALAELDVLSNLAERALNLDLNCPRFVSEPCLRIEQGRHPVVEQVLTTPFVANDLGLDDSTRMLIITGPNMGGKSTYMRQTALIVLMAHIGSFVPAASCELSLVDRIFTRIGSSDDLAGGRSTFMVEMSETANILHNATDRSLVLMDEVGRGTSTFDGLSLAWAAAERLAQLRAYTLFATHYFELTVLPESEPLVANVHLNATEHNERIVFLHHVLPGPASQSYGLAVAQLAGVPGQVIQRAREHLGRLETTSLPHEQPAPQKAKGEPQVPHQSDLFASLPHPAIEKLGKLDLDDMTPRQAIEMLYQLKNLL is encoded by the coding sequence ATGTCTGATCTTTCCGCACACACCCCGATGATGCAACAGTACTGGAAGCTGAAAAACCAGCACCCAGACCAACTGATGTTCTACCGCATGGGCGACTTCTACGAAATCTTCTACGAAGATGCGAAGAAGGCCGCAAAACTGCTGGATATCACCCTGACCGCGCGCGGTCAGTCGGCTGGCCAGTCCATCCCCATGTGCGGGATTCCGTTCCACTCGCTGGAAGGCTACCTGGCCAAGCTGGTCAAGCTGGGCGAGTCGGTGGTGATCTGCGAGCAGATCGGCGACCCAGCCACCAGCAAGGGCCCGGTGGAACGCCAGGTGGTGCGTATCATCACCCCCGGCACGGTCAGCGACGAAGCGTTGCTCGACGAGCGCCGCGACAACCTGATCGCCGCGCTGCTGGGTGACGAACGCCTGTTCGGCCTGGCCGTGCTGGATATCACCAGCGGCAACTTCAGCGTGCAAGAGATCAAGGGCTGGGAAAACCTGCTGGCCGAACTTGAGCGCCTGAACCCGGTCGAGCTGTTGATCCCCGACGACTGGCCGCGCGACCTGCCCGCCGAAAAGCGCCCCGGCGCCCGCCGCCGCGCGCCGTGGGACTTCGACCGCGACTCGGCACGTAAAGCCTTGTGCCAACAGTTTGCGACCAAAGACCTCAAGGGCTTCGGCTGCGACAAGCTTACCCTGGCCATCGGCGCCGCCGGCTGCCTGCTGACCTACGCGAAAGAAACCCAGCGCACCGCCCTGCCCCACCTGCGCAGCCTGCGCCACGAGCGCATGGACGATACGGTGATTCTGGATGGCGCCAGCCGCCGCAACCTGGAGCTGGACGTCAACCTGGCCGGCGGGCGCGACAATACCCTGCAATCGGTGATCGACCGCTGCCAGACGGCGATGGCCAGCCGCTTGCTGACGCGCTGGCTGAACCGCCCGCTGCGTGACCTCAAGGTGCTGCAGTCACGCCAGGACTCGATCCGCTGCCTGCTCGACGGTTACCGCTTCGAGAAGCTGCAACCGCAGCTCAAGGAAATTGGCGATATCGAGCGTATTCTCGCCCGTATCGGCCTGCGCAATGCCCGCCCGCGTGACCTTGCCCGCCTGCGTGACGCGCTCGGCGCCTTGCCTGAGCTGCAGAACGCAATGAGCGAGCTCGAAGCGCCACACCTGGCTCGCCTGGCAGCCATCACCGGCACCTACCCGGAGCTGGCCAGCCTGCTGGAGCGCGCCATCATCGACAACCCGCCGGCGGTAATCCGTGACGGCGGCGTGCTTAAAAACGGTTACGACAGCGAACTTGACGAGCTGCTCGCCATCAGCGAGAACGCCGGCCAGTTCCTCATCGACCTGGAGGCCCGCGAAAAGGCCCGCACCGGCCTGGCCAACCTCAAAGTCGGCTACAACCGCGTACATGGCTACTTCATCGAGCTGCCAACCAAGCAAGCCGAGCAGGCCCCGGGCGACTACATCCGTCGTCAGACGCTCAAGGGCGCCGAGCGCTTCATCACCCCAGAGCTCAAAGCATTCGAGGACAAGGCACTGTCGGCCAAGAGCCGCGCCCTGGCCCGCGAGAAGATGCTCTACGACGCCCTGCTCGAAACCCTGATCAGCCACCTGGCGCCGCTGCAGGACAGCGCCGCCGCGCTCGCCGAGCTGGACGTGCTGAGCAACCTTGCCGAGCGCGCGCTGAACCTCGACCTGAACTGCCCACGTTTCGTCAGCGAGCCGTGCCTGCGCATCGAACAAGGTCGCCACCCGGTGGTGGAACAGGTACTCACCACGCCGTTCGTGGCCAACGACCTGGGCCTGGACGACAGCACCCGCATGCTGATCATTACAGGCCCGAACATGGGCGGTAAATCTACCTACATGCGCCAGACCGCACTGATTGTGCTGATGGCGCATATCGGCAGCTTCGTACCGGCGGCCAGTTGTGAACTGTCGTTGGTCGACCGCATCTTCACGCGTATTGGCTCCAGCGACGACCTCGCAGGCGGGCGCTCGACCTTCATGGTCGAGATGAGCGAAACGGCCAACATCCTGCACAACGCCACCGACCGCAGCCTGGTGCTGATGGACGAAGTGGGCCGTGGCACCAGCACCTTCGACGGCCTGTCGCTGGCCTGGGCTGCAGCCGAACGCCTGGCGCAACTGCGTGCCTACACGCTGTTCGCTACCCACTACTTCGAGCTGACCGTGCTGCCGGAAAGTGAGCCGCTGGTGGCCAACGTGCACCTGAACGCCACCGAGCACAACGAGCGCATCGTGTTCCTGCACCACGTGCTGCCCGGCCCTGCCAGCCAAAGTTACGGCCTGGCCGTGGCACAGCTGGCCGGTGTACCCGGCCAGGTCATCCAGCGTGCACGCGAGCATCTGGGCCGGCTGGAGACCACCAGCCTGCCCCATGAGCAACCTGCTCCCCAGAAAGCCAAGGGCGAACCACAAGTGCCGCACCAGAGCGATCTGTTTGCCAGCCTGCCGCATCCAGCCATCGAGAAGCTGGGCAAGCTGGACCTTGACGATATGACCCCTCGTCAAGCTATCGAAATGCTATATCAACTAAAGAACCTGTTATAA
- the fdxA gene encoding ferredoxin FdxA: protein MTFVVTDNCIKCKYTDCVEVCPVDCFYEGPNFLVIHPDECIDCALCEPECPAQAIFSEDEIPAGMENFIELNAELAEIWPNITERKDALPDAEEWDGKTGKIADLER from the coding sequence ATGACCTTCGTCGTCACCGACAACTGCATCAAATGCAAATACACCGACTGCGTGGAAGTCTGCCCGGTGGACTGCTTCTACGAAGGCCCGAACTTCCTGGTCATTCACCCGGACGAGTGCATCGATTGTGCACTGTGCGAGCCTGAATGCCCGGCCCAGGCGATCTTCTCGGAAGACGAAATCCCTGCGGGCATGGAGAACTTCATCGAGCTCAACGCCGAGCTGGCTGAAATCTGGCCGAACATCACCGAACGCAAGGATGCCCTGCCAGACGCCGAAGAGTGGGATGGCAAGACCGGCAAGATTGCCGACCTGGAGCGCTGA
- the rpoS gene encoding RNA polymerase sigma factor RpoS encodes MALSKEAPEFDIDDELLLMETGIVLETDVVSDEPAVPSVRTRAKSGSSLKQHKYIDYSRALDATQLYLNEIGFSPLLSPEEEVHFARLSQKGDPAGRKRMIESNLRLVVKIARRYVNRGLSLLDLIEEGNLGLIRAVEKFDPERGFRFSTYATWWIRQTIERAIMNQTRTIRLPIHVVKELNVYLRAARELTQKLDHEPSPEEIATLLEKPVTEVKRMLGLNERVSSVDVSLGPDSDKTLLDTLTDDRPTDPCELLQDDDLSQSIDQWLGELTDKQREVVVRRFGLRGHESSTLEDVGLEIGLTRERVRQIQVEGLKRLREILEKNGLSSESLFQ; translated from the coding sequence ATGGCTCTCAGTAAAGAAGCGCCGGAGTTTGACATCGACGATGAGCTGCTCTTGATGGAGACGGGCATCGTTTTGGAAACGGATGTGGTGTCAGACGAACCTGCTGTACCTTCGGTTCGGACCAGGGCCAAATCAGGCTCTTCGCTCAAGCAACACAAGTACATCGATTACAGCCGGGCGCTTGATGCCACCCAGTTGTATCTCAACGAGATTGGATTCTCGCCTCTGCTCTCGCCGGAAGAGGAAGTCCATTTTGCGCGCCTGTCGCAAAAGGGTGACCCCGCTGGCCGTAAGCGCATGATCGAAAGCAACCTGCGCCTGGTTGTGAAAATTGCCCGTCGTTACGTGAACCGTGGCCTGTCATTGCTCGACCTGATCGAGGAAGGCAACCTGGGCCTGATCCGTGCGGTCGAGAAATTCGACCCGGAGCGCGGTTTCCGTTTTTCGACCTATGCGACCTGGTGGATCCGCCAGACCATCGAGCGGGCGATTATGAACCAGACTCGCACCATTCGCCTGCCGATCCATGTGGTCAAGGAACTCAACGTTTACCTGCGTGCCGCGCGGGAACTGACCCAGAAGCTCGACCACGAGCCATCGCCGGAAGAAATCGCCACCTTGCTTGAGAAGCCGGTGACCGAGGTGAAACGCATGCTCGGGCTGAACGAGCGTGTGTCTTCGGTGGATGTATCGCTGGGGCCAGACTCGGACAAAACGCTGCTTGATACCCTGACCGACGACCGCCCCACTGACCCGTGCGAGCTGCTGCAGGACGATGACCTGTCACAGAGTATCGACCAGTGGCTGGGTGAGCTGACCGACAAGCAGCGGGAAGTGGTGGTGCGCCGCTTCGGCCTGCGTGGGCACGAGAGCAGCACCCTGGAGGACGTTGGCCTGGAAATTGGCCTGACCCGTGAGCGGGTGCGGCAGATCCAGGTTGAGGGGCTCAAGCGCCTGCGGGAGATTCTTGAAAAGAACGGCCTGTCCAGCGAGTCGCTGTTCCAGTAA
- a CDS encoding peptidoglycan DD-metalloendopeptidase family protein: MGHTVIRQRKDRAGLKLLVIALAIGTLLTGCSSTSSSGARVVDRNNSAPKRPTVTSGQYIVKPGDTLFSIAFRYGWDYKELAARNGIGAPYTIRPGQAIRFSSGSTGSTTVVSSPSSSSKTTVIRRPVGSSISTPASGGKTTPTTPATPTPVVTTVPAAERAVGGWTWPANGVLIGKFASNGSLNKGIDIAGDLGQPVFAASDGAVVYAGSGLRGYGELIIIKHSDTYVSAYGHNRRLLVREGQQVKAGQSIAEMGSTGTDRVKLHFEIRRQGKPVDPLQFLPRR, encoded by the coding sequence GTGGGGCACACAGTCATTCGGCAGCGCAAGGATCGGGCGGGTTTGAAGCTTCTGGTGATTGCGCTGGCCATAGGCACCCTGCTGACGGGTTGCTCCAGCACCAGTTCGAGCGGCGCGCGCGTGGTCGACCGCAACAACTCGGCACCCAAGCGCCCGACCGTGACCTCTGGCCAGTACATCGTCAAGCCTGGCGATACCCTGTTCTCCATCGCCTTCCGTTATGGTTGGGATTACAAAGAGCTGGCTGCGCGCAACGGCATCGGTGCGCCTTACACCATTCGCCCCGGTCAGGCGATCCGCTTCAGCAGCGGCTCCACTGGCAGTACAACCGTGGTATCGAGCCCGTCCTCTTCGAGCAAGACAACGGTCATTCGTCGCCCTGTTGGATCGTCTATCAGCACCCCCGCCAGCGGCGGAAAAACGACGCCAACAACCCCCGCCACGCCTACGCCGGTCGTTACCACGGTGCCCGCCGCAGAGCGGGCGGTGGGTGGTTGGACCTGGCCGGCCAATGGTGTGCTCATTGGAAAATTTGCTTCAAACGGTAGTTTGAATAAAGGCATTGATATCGCCGGTGATTTGGGACAGCCTGTTTTTGCTGCGTCTGATGGAGCGGTGGTTTACGCCGGGAGTGGCTTGAGGGGCTACGGCGAACTGATCATCATCAAGCACAGCGATACCTACGTCAGTGCCTACGGTCATAACCGCAGGCTGTTGGTTCGGGAGGGGCAGCAGGTCAAGGCAGGGCAGTCGATTGCTGAAATGGGGTCTACGGGCACTGATCGGGTGAAGCTGCATTTCGAGATTCGCCGCCAGGGCAAACCCGTCGATCCACTCCAGTTCCTGCCACGCCGTTGA